A part of Scylla paramamosain isolate STU-SP2022 chromosome 24, ASM3559412v1, whole genome shotgun sequence genomic DNA contains:
- the LOC135112595 gene encoding RING-type E3 ubiquitin-protein ligase PPIL2-like, with the protein MGKRQHQKDKMYLTSTEWSTLYGGYKASSHTGAKAQFRRLPITHCVLSLQPFKHPYIDPQGNVYDLEAILPFLKKFKVNPVTGKPLSEKQLIKVTFHKAATGEYHCPVLFKPFTNTTHIVANKLSGNVFSYEAVDQLNIKVNNWRDLLTDEPFTRADLVIIQCTDDLSKFNISQFHHIKHNLKIEDEETVKARTDASMRLKSVSQDTQQILEEFNRTYKEEEKKDEPGERVADKFNAAHYSQGKVSASFTSTSVDVETTQVAAVLEDDVVRYQRVKKKGYVSLKTNLGTLNLEVYCDTVQKAAENFIRLCDRGYYNGTKFHRSIRHFMIQGGDPEGTGNGGESIWGKPFKDEFRPNLSHKGRGVLSMANSGPDTNKSQFFITYRSCPHLDIKHTIFGRVVGGLSTLSAMEAIETDNKDCPIEDIRIEEAVVFVDPFKEADKQLEEERRVEAEKRKAEEEELKNQKRPKLKDDGKPKVFRSGVGKFLDLATSSVTKEELSTQQQKKKKSDGTYNFSDFSIF; encoded by the exons ATGGGGAAGCGACAGCACCAGAAggataaaat GTACCTGACCAGCACCGAGTGGTCGACTTTGTATGGCGGGTACAAAGCCTCCTCCCACACTGGTGCTAAGGCTCAGTTCCGCCGGCTGCCCATCACCCACTGTGTACTCTCCCTGCAGCCCTTCAAGCACCCGTACATTGATCCCCAGGGCAATGTGTATGACCTGGAGGCCATCCTGCCCTTCCTGAAGAAGTTCAAAGTGAATCCAGTCACTGGCAAG CCACTGAGTGAAAAGCAGCTGATCAAGGTGACCTTCCACAAAGCTGCCACAGGCGAGTACCACTGCCCAGTGCTGTTCAAGCCCTTCACTAACACCACACACATCGTCGCCAATAAACTCTCCGGAAATGTTTTCTCATATGAG GCGGTAGATCAGCTCAACATCAAGGTCAACAACTGGCGTGACCTGCTCACCGATGAACCCTTCACCCGTGCTGACTTGGTGATCATCCAGTGCACTGATGATCTCTCCAAATTCAACATCAGCCAGTTTCACCATATTAAGCACAACCTCAAGATTGAAGATGAGG AGACAGTGAAGGCACGAACTGATGCCTCAATGCgactcaagagtgtttctcaggACACACAGCAGATCCTGGAGGAGTTTAACCGCACctacaaagaggaggagaagaaggatgagccGGGAGAGAGGGTGGCTGATAAGTTCAATGCG GCACACTACTCACAAGGGAAGGTATCAGCCAGCTTCACCTCTACTTCCGTGGATGTGGAGACAACCCAGGTGGCGGCAGTGCTGGAGGATGATGTGGTGAGATACCAGCGTGTCAAAAAGAAAG GCTATGTGTCCCTTAAGACCAACCTGGGCACCCTGAACCTGGAGGTGTATTGTGACACTGTGCAGAAAGCCGCAGAAAACTTCATCCGCCTGTGTGACCGAGGCTACTACAACGGCACCAAGTTCCACCGCTCCATCCGGCACTTCATG ATCCAAGGAGGAGATCCTGAGGGCACTGGGAATGGGGGGGAATCCATCTGGGGAAAACCATTTAAAGACGAGTTCCGTCCCAACTTATCCCACAAGGGGCGAGGGGTGCTGTCCATGGCCAACTCAGGACCAGACACCAACAAGAGTCAATT CTTCATCACATATCGGTCGTGCCCTCACCTGGACATCAAACACACCATCTTTGGCCGGGTGGTGGGTGGCCTGTCCACTCTCTCTGCCATGGAGGCCATTGAGACAGACAACAAGGACTGCCCCATTGAGGACATCAGGATAGAGGAGGCAGTTGTGTTTGTGGATCCATTTAAGGAAGCTGACAAACAG ctggaggaggagaggcgtgtTGAGGCTGAAAAGAggaaggctgaggaggaggagctgaagaaTCAAAAGAGACCCAAACTCAAGGATGATGGAAAACCCAAAGTGTTCCGTTCAGGAGTGGGGAAGTTCCTGGACCTGGCCACTTCTTCTGTGAC AAAGGAAGAACTTAGTACacaacaacagaagaaaaagaaatcagaTGGAACATACAACTTCAGTGACTTCAGTATTTTTTGA
- the LOC135112601 gene encoding probable small nuclear ribonucleoprotein Sm D1, with translation MKLVRFLMKLSHETVTIELKNGTQVQGTITGVDVAMNTHLKSVKMTLKNHDPVSYDTLTIRGNNIRYFILPESLPLENLLIDDGPRARKGRADRGRGVGGRGRGRGGRGRGRGGPRGRGRGGPPRR, from the exons ATGAAGCTCGTAAG ATTTCTTATGAAATTGAGCCACGAGACAGTCACCATTGAACTGAAGAATGGCACACAGGTCCAGGGCACCATAACAg GTGTGGACGTGGCCATGAACACCCACCTGAAGAGTGTCAAGATGACCCTCAAGAATCACGACCCTGTGAGCTACGACACCCTCACCATCCGCGGCAACAACATCCGCTACTTCATCTTGCCGGAGTCCTTGCCCTTGGAGAACCTGCTCATCGACGACGGACCGCGGGCCAGGAAGGGACGCGCTGACCGGGGCAGGG GTGTGGGTGGGCGAGGGCGAGGGCGAGGTGGCCGAGGCAGAGGTCGTGGTGGGCCGAGGGGCAGGGGGCGAGGTGGCCCTCCACGCCGCTGA